From a single Rhodococcus qingshengii JCM 15477 genomic region:
- a CDS encoding type 1 glutamine amidotransferase domain-containing protein has product MTKRILNVVTNVGHYDDPSHKTGLWLSELSHAWQVFDDHGFEQTLVSPEGGAVPLEPRSLKFPNYDKSAKAWRSDPARMALLDSTASPEQVDSADYDAIFFTGGHAVMYDFPGSEGLQRITREIFERGGIVSSVCHGYCGLLDTTLSDGSYLIAGRKLTGFAWREEKLARVDKLVPYNAEEKAKARGALYEKAKLPFVSYAVVDGNLVTGQNPGSAKETAEKIADLLLKA; this is encoded by the coding sequence ATGACCAAGCGAATCTTGAACGTAGTCACCAACGTCGGCCACTACGACGATCCGTCTCATAAGACCGGGTTGTGGCTGTCCGAGCTCAGCCATGCCTGGCAGGTTTTCGACGACCACGGTTTCGAGCAGACTTTAGTCAGCCCCGAGGGCGGAGCGGTGCCCTTGGAACCGCGATCGCTCAAGTTCCCGAACTACGACAAGAGCGCAAAGGCATGGCGGTCCGACCCTGCTCGGATGGCGCTACTCGACTCCACCGCCAGCCCCGAACAGGTCGACTCCGCTGACTACGATGCGATCTTCTTCACCGGCGGGCATGCAGTCATGTACGACTTTCCCGGTAGCGAAGGTCTGCAACGTATCACCCGGGAAATCTTCGAACGCGGCGGGATCGTGTCGTCGGTGTGTCACGGTTACTGCGGACTTCTCGACACCACACTGTCCGACGGCAGCTACCTCATCGCCGGCCGCAAACTCACCGGATTCGCCTGGCGCGAGGAAAAACTCGCCCGCGTCGACAAACTCGTACCCTACAACGCCGAGGAAAAAGCCAAAGCGCGTGGCGCACTGTACGAAAAGGCGAAACTGCCCTTCGTGTCCTACGCAGTCGTCGACGGAAACCTCGTCACCGGCCAGAACCCAGGATCCGCAAAGGAAACCGCAGAGAAAATTGCAGACCTCCTGCTGAAGGCCTAG
- a CDS encoding TetR/AcrR family transcriptional regulator, translated as MSTSVKGGYHHGDLKASLLASAMRMLEAGEPFSMRAIAREVGVSATAPYRHFADREALESALAAQGLRDLKADLTDGRELPSTSADLAEFAVAYVEFALRRPALFRLMFGNECDTGNDERVQAAGEIHLLMQMGMTLVFPDADSEALASAAWALAHGLACLHLDGKMSTATAGEAADRVRAAFAAILAVQG; from the coding sequence GTGTCAACATCTGTCAAGGGTGGCTACCATCACGGTGATCTGAAGGCCTCGCTGCTGGCGTCGGCGATGCGCATGCTCGAGGCAGGTGAGCCGTTTTCGATGCGCGCGATCGCGCGCGAGGTCGGTGTGTCGGCGACTGCGCCGTACCGACATTTCGCTGATCGTGAAGCACTCGAATCTGCTCTCGCCGCGCAAGGATTGCGCGATCTGAAGGCGGACCTGACAGACGGCCGCGAGCTACCGTCAACGTCGGCAGATCTTGCCGAATTCGCAGTCGCCTACGTCGAGTTCGCGCTGCGGCGACCGGCGCTCTTCCGGTTGATGTTCGGCAACGAGTGCGACACGGGTAACGACGAGCGCGTGCAAGCGGCTGGAGAGATTCATCTGCTGATGCAGATGGGGATGACGCTTGTCTTTCCTGATGCAGATTCCGAGGCGTTGGCATCGGCGGCATGGGCATTGGCGCACGGTTTGGCTTGTCTGCATCTCGACGGCAAAATGTCGACGGCCACGGCCGGTGAGGCTGCAGATCGGGTGCGAGCAGCTTTTGCTGCGATTCTGGCGGTACAAGGGTGA
- a CDS encoding succinic semialdehyde dehydrogenase yields the protein MTTTTDTSTDPRAALPATLTTGLLERLTERVTASPDAPRSITTAPYTGSPLADFPVSAPADVDEAFVRARRAQARWAATSVAERASVLLRFHDLVLKNQNTGLDLMQAENGKTRRDAYLEIADAAIAARYYGRTGPKVLEPERRRGALPFLTRTSELHHPKGVVAIISPWNYPLSMAATDAIAALMAGNAVVQKPDTQTALTALWAMDLMYQAGLPADVWQMVIGRGSSIGDPLLANADYIMFTGSTATGRDIARGAGQRLIGASLELGGKNAMLVLDDADLDRAAEGAVRAAFPSAGQLCVSVERLYVAESVHDEFVAKFVQRTSALTIGASYDYGVDVGSLTTDKQLKTVSAHVDDAVAKGARLLAGGKPRPDLGPLFYEPTILADVTPEMTLHTDETFGPVVSIYAVADDDEAVARANDTVYGLNSSVWGRDATRARSVAARLRSGTVNINDAFAAAWGSIDSPMGGMGDSGLGRRHGIDGILKYTEAQTIAHQSRFGFYPPAAIPWNAWAPVVNAALRIWKTIGAR from the coding sequence ATGACCACAACGACCGACACCTCCACAGATCCCCGCGCGGCGCTGCCTGCCACACTGACCACAGGATTACTCGAACGGCTGACAGAACGAGTTACGGCCTCGCCCGACGCTCCCCGCTCGATCACCACTGCCCCGTACACCGGTTCACCACTCGCAGACTTCCCGGTCTCGGCCCCGGCTGACGTCGACGAAGCATTCGTTCGTGCCCGCCGCGCCCAGGCGAGATGGGCAGCGACTTCCGTAGCGGAGCGTGCCAGCGTGTTACTGCGTTTCCATGATCTGGTCCTGAAGAATCAGAACACCGGGCTCGACCTGATGCAGGCTGAGAACGGCAAGACCCGTCGCGATGCGTACCTCGAGATCGCCGACGCTGCCATCGCCGCCCGCTACTACGGCCGCACCGGACCGAAAGTTCTTGAACCCGAACGTCGCCGGGGGGCTCTGCCCTTCCTCACCCGCACGTCCGAGCTGCACCACCCGAAAGGGGTGGTGGCGATCATCTCGCCATGGAACTATCCACTGTCGATGGCGGCGACGGACGCCATCGCCGCACTGATGGCCGGAAATGCTGTGGTGCAGAAGCCCGACACCCAGACCGCGCTGACCGCCTTGTGGGCCATGGACCTGATGTACCAAGCGGGCCTACCGGCCGATGTGTGGCAGATGGTGATCGGCCGAGGCAGTTCGATCGGGGACCCACTCTTGGCGAACGCGGACTACATCATGTTCACAGGGTCCACGGCGACCGGTCGAGACATCGCCCGCGGCGCGGGCCAGCGGCTGATCGGGGCGTCACTCGAACTGGGCGGCAAGAACGCGATGCTCGTCCTCGACGACGCAGATCTCGATCGGGCAGCCGAAGGGGCCGTGCGCGCTGCGTTCCCGTCGGCAGGACAATTGTGCGTCTCGGTGGAGCGCCTGTATGTCGCCGAGTCCGTACACGACGAGTTCGTTGCCAAGTTCGTTCAGCGAACCTCTGCCTTGACCATCGGAGCCTCCTACGACTACGGGGTCGACGTCGGGAGCCTCACCACCGACAAACAACTGAAGACAGTGTCGGCTCATGTAGACGACGCCGTCGCGAAGGGCGCACGCCTTCTGGCCGGAGGGAAGCCACGTCCGGACCTGGGGCCGCTGTTCTACGAGCCGACCATCCTCGCCGACGTCACACCAGAGATGACGTTGCACACGGACGAGACGTTCGGTCCGGTCGTCTCGATCTACGCCGTCGCCGATGACGACGAGGCAGTTGCACGGGCAAACGACACCGTCTACGGACTCAACAGCAGCGTGTGGGGTCGCGACGCCACCCGCGCCCGCTCAGTCGCTGCCCGATTGCGTTCGGGGACCGTGAACATCAACGACGCCTTCGCCGCGGCATGGGGCAGCATCGACTCGCCGATGGGCGGAATGGGCGATTCCGGCCTCGGGCGTCGGCACGGTATCGACGGCATCCTCAAATACACCGAAGCCCAAACCATCGCCCACCAGTCGCGATTCGGTTTCTACCCACCAGCGGCAATCCCCTGGAACGCATGGGCACCCGTGGTGAACGCCGCGCTACGCATCTGGAAAACCATCGGCGCACGCTGA
- a CDS encoding alpha/beta hydrolase: MSELPPPLTPYLEPAAKELCEATDPHPRIYEVPPEEGRKILRDLQSGDGVARPDVDEEWVDVDAGQWGTVRTRIIRPKGATGPLPVVFYIHGAGWVFGDDKTHDRLFRELAVGADAAGVFPVYDRAPEAQYPTQVEQNYAVGQWILEHGAEHGLDTTRIAVTGESVGGCMSAVFALMNKERGGIDLKAQVLLYPVTNADFDTPSYLQFAEGYYLTRDGMKWFWDAYTSDPAKRAEVHASPLQASLEDLAGLPTTLVITDEADVLRDEGEQYANKLREAGVDVTSVRVAGMVHDFLLLDSLRNTRAANVARTLAVDALRAALHGS; the protein is encoded by the coding sequence ATGTCCGAACTACCACCACCGCTCACTCCGTACCTCGAACCGGCAGCGAAGGAGCTGTGCGAGGCCACCGACCCCCACCCCCGAATCTACGAAGTGCCACCCGAAGAAGGACGAAAGATACTGCGGGACCTACAAAGTGGCGACGGCGTCGCACGACCCGACGTCGACGAAGAGTGGGTGGACGTCGATGCAGGCCAATGGGGAACGGTCCGCACTCGCATCATTCGACCGAAAGGCGCTACCGGACCACTGCCGGTGGTGTTCTACATCCACGGCGCCGGATGGGTTTTCGGAGACGACAAGACACACGATCGACTGTTTCGCGAACTCGCGGTAGGCGCCGACGCTGCCGGAGTATTTCCCGTCTACGACCGCGCGCCCGAAGCCCAGTACCCGACCCAAGTCGAACAGAACTACGCGGTTGGGCAGTGGATACTCGAGCACGGAGCCGAGCACGGCCTGGACACTACCCGCATCGCGGTGACCGGGGAGTCCGTCGGCGGATGCATGTCTGCGGTCTTTGCACTCATGAACAAAGAACGTGGAGGTATCGACCTCAAGGCACAGGTGTTGCTCTACCCAGTCACCAACGCGGACTTCGATACTCCGTCCTACCTGCAGTTCGCCGAAGGCTACTACCTCACCCGCGACGGCATGAAATGGTTCTGGGACGCCTACACCTCCGACCCCGCGAAGCGCGCAGAAGTGCACGCCTCGCCGCTACAGGCTTCCCTCGAGGACCTCGCCGGACTCCCGACCACGTTGGTCATCACCGACGAAGCCGATGTCCTTCGGGACGAAGGAGAGCAGTACGCGAATAAGCTCCGAGAGGCAGGTGTCGACGTGACATCGGTGCGCGTGGCCGGAATGGTTCACGATTTCCTATTGCTCGACAGCCTCCGAAACACCCGCGCTGCCAATGTTGCACGGACCCTCGCCGTGGACGCACTCCGTGCCGCACTGCACGGCAGCTGA
- a CDS encoding NAD(P)H-quinone oxidoreductase, whose translation MRAIVVDDKKNLAVEEVPTPTPAPGEVLIRVAAAGINRGDVMQRQGLYPPPQGISDIMGLEISGTVVALGPGVDGPALGHEVCALIAGGGYAEYAVVPASQLLPVPAGVTLIDSAALPEVASTVWSTIVTDAGLQAGDLLLVHGGGSGIGTHAIQVAKALGARVAVTVGSEAKAQRCRDLGADIVLNYRDQDFAAELAGQVDVILDIMGGSYLSRNIDALAVGGRLVIIGMQGGFTGEANVGALIGKRARIIGLNVRNRPLTGPGSKAEIVAAVATDEWPLIEQGLIRPIISAKLPLADADEGQALLESKDSVGKVLLLPQSS comes from the coding sequence ATGCGAGCGATCGTCGTCGACGATAAGAAGAACCTCGCCGTAGAGGAAGTACCGACCCCAACGCCCGCACCTGGCGAGGTCCTGATTCGCGTTGCCGCCGCCGGTATCAACCGCGGTGACGTGATGCAGCGGCAGGGACTCTATCCGCCACCGCAGGGTATCAGCGACATCATGGGTCTCGAAATCTCCGGCACCGTCGTCGCCCTTGGTCCCGGCGTCGACGGTCCGGCACTGGGCCACGAAGTGTGTGCCCTGATCGCCGGAGGCGGGTACGCAGAATACGCAGTAGTCCCCGCATCTCAGTTACTACCTGTACCCGCAGGCGTGACTCTGATCGATTCCGCTGCTCTGCCCGAGGTGGCGAGCACCGTCTGGTCCACGATCGTCACCGACGCAGGCCTGCAAGCCGGCGATCTGCTTCTCGTCCACGGCGGCGGCAGCGGAATCGGAACCCATGCCATTCAGGTGGCCAAGGCGCTGGGGGCGCGCGTCGCGGTCACCGTCGGATCAGAGGCCAAGGCGCAGCGCTGCCGAGACCTCGGTGCCGACATCGTGCTCAACTACCGAGATCAGGACTTCGCAGCCGAACTGGCGGGCCAGGTAGACGTCATCCTCGACATCATGGGTGGGAGCTACCTCAGCCGCAACATCGACGCCCTCGCTGTCGGAGGTCGGCTGGTGATCATCGGCATGCAGGGAGGCTTCACCGGTGAGGCGAACGTCGGTGCACTCATCGGTAAACGTGCGCGAATCATCGGCCTCAACGTGCGCAACCGCCCGCTGACTGGCCCCGGCTCGAAGGCGGAGATCGTTGCGGCCGTCGCCACTGACGAGTGGCCGTTGATCGAACAAGGGCTTATTCGACCGATCATTTCGGCAAAGCTACCCCTGGCCGATGCAGACGAGGGGCAGGCGTTGCTCGAATCGAAAGACTCGGTGGGAAAAGTCCTTCTCCTGCCGCAGAGTTCGTGA
- a CDS encoding nitroreductase/quinone reductase family protein, protein MSNTDTVKDLGAKLMNGAHKIVLTVSGGRLLSKPFGMPVVELHTIGRSSGLPRSCYLTTPVREKDWIVLVASKGGDDRDPDWYKNLQAHPDAELVMDGERFAVHTRTASAEERAALWTKVVAAYKGYADYQRRTQREIPLVICQL, encoded by the coding sequence ATGTCGAACACCGACACCGTCAAAGACCTCGGCGCCAAGCTGATGAACGGTGCGCACAAAATCGTGCTCACCGTCAGTGGAGGGCGACTGCTGTCCAAACCCTTCGGAATGCCGGTCGTCGAGCTGCACACGATCGGACGCTCGTCAGGACTCCCGCGGTCGTGTTACCTGACAACCCCTGTCCGAGAAAAGGACTGGATCGTGCTCGTCGCGTCGAAAGGCGGCGACGACCGCGATCCGGACTGGTATAAAAACCTCCAGGCCCACCCCGACGCCGAACTCGTCATGGACGGAGAACGCTTCGCGGTACACACACGCACCGCGTCCGCAGAAGAACGAGCCGCACTGTGGACCAAAGTCGTTGCTGCCTATAAAGGCTACGCCGACTACCAACGACGAACACAGCGCGAAATACCACTGGTGATCTGCCAACTGTGA
- a CDS encoding acetoacetate decarboxylase family protein: MTNTATTVKVDLGGRTVEIPKDGLFDRYRMDVPLDKVAADPRVPSVDFFRTLPKTQVQSPIGTTRTPNFYYAMSSARLTMVAPSRAIRKRIPEELAPLEIAPGFGLVSVMAFRYDVCDIDFYTEAAVGVAVRPARHGGLTTAAADLVAALGDDHLHSYVLSLPVNTDIAQVRGHDGYGFPKWVTDLDVGIDHARTTARIANADGGADIAFSAPTPEQKTFETGTNVSTLTSYTKRDGSWHSTLNQTNVLASGTSFFPRGFDLTLGEGRMSDDLRALRPIRTIRFDATTSAQAALHMPVPVSVR; encoded by the coding sequence ATGACGAACACAGCGACAACCGTCAAGGTCGATCTGGGCGGCCGGACCGTCGAAATTCCGAAGGACGGCCTGTTCGACCGCTACCGGATGGATGTGCCGCTCGACAAGGTCGCCGCCGACCCGCGGGTCCCGAGTGTCGACTTCTTCCGCACGCTTCCGAAAACGCAGGTCCAATCGCCGATCGGCACGACAAGGACGCCGAACTTCTACTACGCGATGTCCTCCGCGCGTTTGACCATGGTGGCCCCGAGCAGGGCGATCCGTAAGCGGATCCCAGAGGAGCTGGCGCCGCTGGAAATCGCACCCGGGTTCGGGCTGGTGTCAGTGATGGCGTTCCGCTACGACGTGTGCGACATCGATTTCTACACCGAGGCGGCTGTGGGTGTGGCGGTTCGCCCGGCGCGCCACGGCGGACTTACCACGGCCGCTGCCGATCTGGTTGCCGCCCTCGGTGACGATCACCTGCACTCCTATGTGCTCTCACTTCCGGTCAACACCGACATCGCCCAGGTGCGCGGCCATGACGGGTACGGGTTCCCCAAGTGGGTCACCGATCTCGATGTCGGCATCGACCACGCACGCACCACGGCCCGCATCGCCAACGCGGACGGCGGCGCCGACATCGCCTTCTCCGCCCCCACCCCGGAGCAGAAGACGTTCGAAACGGGCACGAACGTCTCCACCCTCACCTCGTACACGAAGCGAGACGGATCCTGGCACTCGACCCTCAACCAAACCAACGTCCTCGCCAGCGGAACGTCGTTCTTTCCTCGCGGATTCGATCTGACTCTCGGCGAGGGCAGGATGTCCGACGACCTACGCGCACTCCGGCCCATCCGCACGATCAGATTCGATGCCACCACCTCGGCTCAGGCCGCTCTGCACATGCCGGTCCCGGTCTCGGTTCGCTGA
- a CDS encoding NADH:flavin oxidoreductase/NADH oxidase family protein — protein sequence MPFTDPAPDKLETDSTVSPAFAPFTLPSGATLPNRMVKAAMEENMAVAGQLPGKELVELYHRWSRGGVGTIITGNVMVHAEALTGPAGVVLDAQSPIGPFREWANAAKGGGAKVWMQINHPGRQIQADMPGVAWSPSATRVELGKNSKRFAHPQAMTALQINDTVNRFATTARRAEEAGFDGVEIHAAHGYLLSQFLSPLVNQRTDEWGGTLENRARLLLDIVRTVRRVVDPTFTVAVKLNSADFQRGGFDSDDAAQVIAMLAPLGVDVVELSGGSYEAPAMTGQGPDDRTLAREAYFLTLAEELAEASPVPLMLTGGVVRRPVAEQVLASGVDLVGMGSALAIDPDLPNRWRLDAAASVELAPVTIKDKAMASAASMARVRQQLRRLGRGKSTRPTASPVVALLKEQLLQRRALRRYRRWLQHRTPSIG from the coding sequence ATGCCATTCACCGACCCTGCACCCGACAAGTTGGAGACTGACAGCACAGTCTCTCCGGCCTTCGCCCCATTCACTCTTCCCAGTGGGGCGACACTCCCCAACCGGATGGTCAAGGCAGCCATGGAGGAGAACATGGCCGTCGCTGGACAGCTCCCCGGCAAAGAGCTGGTCGAGCTGTACCACCGCTGGAGCCGAGGAGGGGTGGGAACGATCATCACCGGCAACGTCATGGTTCACGCGGAGGCGCTGACCGGGCCGGCCGGCGTCGTTCTCGACGCACAATCCCCAATCGGGCCGTTCCGCGAATGGGCGAATGCCGCAAAGGGCGGAGGTGCGAAAGTGTGGATGCAGATCAATCACCCCGGTCGGCAGATTCAAGCCGACATGCCCGGTGTCGCATGGTCTCCGTCCGCCACTCGCGTCGAACTCGGCAAGAACAGCAAGCGATTTGCGCATCCCCAGGCCATGACCGCCCTCCAGATCAACGACACCGTCAACCGTTTCGCAACAACAGCACGTCGCGCAGAGGAAGCTGGTTTCGACGGCGTGGAAATCCATGCCGCACACGGCTATCTACTCTCGCAGTTTCTCTCTCCGTTGGTCAATCAGCGCACCGACGAATGGGGCGGCACCCTAGAGAACCGAGCGCGATTGCTCCTCGACATCGTCCGCACAGTGCGCAGGGTTGTCGACCCGACGTTCACGGTTGCCGTCAAACTCAATTCCGCGGATTTCCAGCGCGGAGGATTCGACTCCGACGACGCAGCGCAAGTGATCGCCATGCTCGCACCACTCGGTGTCGACGTCGTCGAACTGTCCGGAGGGAGCTACGAAGCACCGGCCATGACCGGCCAAGGCCCGGACGATCGCACCCTCGCTCGGGAGGCCTACTTTCTGACTCTTGCAGAGGAACTGGCCGAGGCCAGCCCGGTGCCGTTGATGTTGACCGGCGGTGTGGTTCGGCGACCTGTTGCCGAGCAGGTCCTGGCGAGCGGTGTGGATTTGGTCGGCATGGGCAGTGCGTTGGCGATCGATCCCGATCTGCCGAATCGGTGGCGCCTCGATGCCGCAGCCTCCGTCGAATTAGCCCCGGTGACCATCAAGGACAAGGCCATGGCGTCGGCGGCGAGCATGGCTCGCGTGCGACAGCAGCTTCGACGATTAGGCCGAGGCAAGTCCACGCGGCCGACGGCCAGCCCTGTGGTCGCACTATTGAAAGAGCAGCTGCTGCAGCGCCGCGCGCTCCGGCGGTATCGCCGCTGGTTACAGCACCGCACCCCCTCGATCGGGTAA
- a CDS encoding DedA family protein, with protein MRFPSDFLTGLPPVWLLVISSVLITAEVGTLIGVVLPGVTAVLALGYLGSSGTVHPVAACVVAIVCEIGGGHLAYAKGRYARSTRTSGNIRRSLKSVVDKHFSRSSSWSRSIELRALALVKRRGALAIVLCQWFAGVRTVTPRLVGSAGMSYRRFALAQVPSAVLWVCTWMSVGAVAGATYERIATRVSVVGLVVLAVVLLVVSVWATVLRRRPPRDGAGTPPKLTARTGPTDNG; from the coding sequence GTGCGATTTCCCTCTGACTTTCTGACCGGCCTACCTCCGGTCTGGCTGTTGGTGATCAGTTCAGTCCTGATCACGGCGGAAGTGGGCACTCTGATCGGCGTCGTCCTTCCCGGCGTGACCGCGGTCCTAGCGCTCGGCTATCTCGGCAGTTCGGGCACCGTTCACCCGGTCGCAGCTTGTGTCGTGGCGATTGTCTGCGAGATCGGCGGAGGCCACCTTGCCTACGCCAAAGGTCGATACGCCCGCAGCACTCGAACATCCGGAAACATTCGTCGCAGTCTCAAATCTGTTGTGGACAAACATTTCAGCCGATCCAGCTCCTGGTCACGGTCGATCGAACTACGGGCGCTGGCCCTGGTGAAGCGGAGGGGTGCCTTGGCGATCGTGTTGTGTCAGTGGTTCGCCGGCGTCCGCACCGTGACACCACGATTGGTGGGATCGGCTGGGATGAGCTATCGAAGGTTTGCCCTCGCGCAGGTTCCGTCAGCGGTGCTGTGGGTGTGCACGTGGATGTCGGTCGGGGCGGTGGCCGGAGCGACCTACGAGCGCATAGCGACCAGGGTCAGTGTGGTCGGTCTGGTGGTGTTGGCGGTGGTTCTGCTCGTCGTGTCGGTGTGGGCGACCGTACTCCGGCGCCGGCCCCCAAGGGATGGAGCGGGGACGCCGCCGAAGTTGACAGCGCGGACAGGCCCGACTGACAACGGATGA
- a CDS encoding class I SAM-dependent methyltransferase: MTSNQNNNWQFAKAVLRKPFTIGAIAPSSVPVAAELAAVVPNEGAPVVVELGPGTGSVSDAISARLPTGGRHIAVEVDGDLAAHLRRTRPRVETIWGDACDLTGLLDAVGVDRVDAIVCALPWSLIDGERQCAILGQIAEVLIRDGHVSVLAYPHAHWLPRARDFRIALRGKFTEVVRSPVVWRNAPPAVVYRCGQSMSRAISL; this comes from the coding sequence ATGACATCGAACCAGAACAACAATTGGCAATTCGCGAAAGCCGTTCTCCGGAAGCCGTTTACCATCGGCGCGATCGCACCCAGTTCGGTGCCGGTCGCGGCGGAACTGGCAGCGGTGGTACCGAACGAGGGTGCGCCGGTGGTCGTGGAGTTGGGCCCCGGTACCGGATCGGTCTCCGATGCCATCTCCGCGCGGTTGCCCACAGGTGGTCGTCATATTGCGGTGGAGGTTGACGGCGATTTGGCGGCGCATCTGCGGCGCACGAGGCCGCGCGTCGAGACGATCTGGGGCGACGCTTGCGATCTGACCGGACTGTTGGACGCCGTCGGAGTGGATCGCGTCGACGCGATCGTCTGCGCCCTCCCGTGGTCGCTCATCGATGGAGAAAGACAGTGCGCGATTCTCGGTCAGATCGCGGAGGTCCTGATCCGTGACGGACACGTGAGTGTTCTGGCCTATCCCCACGCCCATTGGCTGCCGAGAGCCCGGGATTTTCGAATTGCGTTGCGCGGGAAGTTCACTGAGGTCGTGCGAAGCCCAGTGGTGTGGCGTAATGCGCCGCCCGCGGTGGTGTACCGATGCGGGCAGTCGATGTCTCGTGCGATTTCCCTCTGA
- a CDS encoding alpha/beta fold hydrolase has product MHSSSAPLVLIAPAMAIGSHFYEPLVAEFARHGWEAHAIRRRGSERGEPRADRRHDWSYQDEIDDIEDAITCARRDHPEQPILLLGHSLGGQLVAGHQLNHPAVEAMVTVAAALPHHRTYRFCGLHVLLMGAVAVPLLTTLFGYVPTPAFGGPGARTLMRQWARTVITGNPPYKADRPIATPALVISFASDAMAPPRSVDIFAEKLFETRAVTRWQYEHDDVLPGASNDHVRWVRASSQVVARIVAWWEKP; this is encoded by the coding sequence TTGCACAGCTCGAGCGCTCCCCTTGTCCTGATCGCGCCCGCGATGGCAATAGGGTCGCACTTCTACGAACCGCTGGTCGCAGAGTTCGCACGGCACGGGTGGGAGGCCCATGCTATTCGACGACGAGGATCCGAACGCGGCGAGCCCCGCGCCGACCGCAGACACGATTGGTCCTACCAGGACGAAATCGACGACATCGAGGACGCAATTACCTGTGCGCGGAGGGATCATCCCGAGCAGCCAATCCTGTTGCTCGGGCACAGTCTCGGCGGTCAACTCGTCGCCGGACACCAACTGAACCACCCGGCGGTCGAGGCAATGGTCACCGTAGCTGCTGCGCTCCCCCACCATCGAACCTACCGATTCTGCGGGCTACACGTCTTGCTCATGGGCGCAGTAGCCGTCCCGCTGCTCACCACACTGTTCGGCTACGTACCGACACCGGCTTTCGGCGGCCCCGGCGCTCGCACGTTGATGCGGCAATGGGCCCGCACGGTCATCACAGGCAACCCACCGTACAAAGCCGATCGGCCGATCGCGACGCCCGCTCTCGTCATCAGTTTCGCATCGGACGCCATGGCCCCACCACGATCGGTGGACATCTTCGCGGAGAAACTGTTCGAAACACGCGCGGTGACACGATGGCAGTACGAGCACGACGACGTCTTGCCCGGTGCGAGCAACGATCACGTCAGATGGGTCCGGGCAAGTTCACAGGTGGTCGCACGCATCGTTGCCTGGTGGGAGAAGCCATGA